The proteins below are encoded in one region of Marinobacter sp. F4206:
- a CDS encoding Crp/Fnr family transcriptional regulator: MTNVPDTLGNCDLLAGLPPEGIAEAARLATVRNFSEGQTIYRKGSSQKTLAVIESGSVRVNAISGAGKELTLMICGPGNWFGDGVFWADTPRLYGAVAHEPTKLIEFTSNTFAGLLEAFPECYPVIIRELGQRLRAALMVIEDDALRGIPARLARRLLFIATFQHGNPEPPVSLRLTQEQLGSMLGISRQAAYRALQVLLGEDLIEFRYGVIHLKDREGLEAFIARE, from the coding sequence ATGACCAATGTTCCCGACACGCTTGGAAACTGTGACCTTCTGGCCGGGCTGCCACCGGAGGGGATTGCCGAGGCCGCGCGCCTGGCGACGGTGCGGAACTTTTCCGAGGGACAGACCATTTATCGGAAGGGCAGCTCCCAGAAGACCCTGGCGGTGATTGAATCCGGGTCGGTCCGGGTGAACGCCATCAGCGGCGCCGGCAAGGAGCTGACCCTGATGATTTGCGGGCCGGGAAACTGGTTCGGCGACGGCGTGTTCTGGGCAGATACGCCGCGGCTGTATGGGGCCGTCGCCCATGAGCCCACCAAGCTGATTGAGTTCACCTCCAATACCTTCGCCGGACTACTGGAAGCCTTTCCTGAGTGCTATCCAGTGATTATCAGGGAATTGGGGCAACGGCTGCGGGCGGCTCTGATGGTCATTGAGGATGATGCACTGCGAGGAATTCCGGCCCGGCTGGCCAGACGACTGTTGTTTATTGCCACCTTTCAGCATGGCAATCCCGAGCCGCCTGTGTCGCTTCGACTGACCCAGGAGCAACTTGGCAGCATGCTGGGCATTTCCCGGCAGGCAGCATACCGGGCTCTCCAGGTATTGCTCGGCGAAGACCTGATCGAGTTTCGGTACGGCGTTATCCATCTGAAGGACCGGGAAGGTCTGGAAGCCTTCATTGCACGCGAGTAA
- a CDS encoding VWA domain-containing protein, which yields MIQFDYPWLWLLLPLPLLAYRWLPTYRPPHRKLRVPFTVAFKGRVEQRASPLTAGISRAGLALRGMIWALLLTAAARPAYLEPPITHIEPRRDLILAIDLSQSMSEPDVTASDGADTTRLDAVKRAASQFINRRTNDRIGLVGFGDRAFPLAPPSREHDSLQQILAMTESGMAGANTALGDAIGVTLKLLEQSDRPDKLLILLTDGNDNRSRLDPLQAARIANNRGLTVHTIGFGRTDTGTDEAVDAPTLERIAGITGGQSFLATDRTALERVYRTIDAVTPHNAEELRARPRRELFWIPVLMASGLLLLQVLAGLMPSLGQRPARWREVERHEP from the coding sequence ATGATCCAGTTTGACTACCCCTGGCTCTGGCTGCTGCTGCCGCTGCCCCTGTTGGCGTACCGCTGGTTGCCCACCTACCGGCCACCCCATCGGAAACTCCGGGTGCCGTTCACGGTCGCCTTCAAGGGTCGGGTGGAGCAGAGGGCCAGCCCATTAACCGCGGGAATCTCCCGGGCCGGCCTCGCCCTGCGCGGGATGATCTGGGCCCTGCTGCTGACAGCGGCCGCGCGGCCGGCCTACCTCGAGCCACCGATAACGCATATTGAACCCCGGCGGGACCTCATTCTCGCCATCGACCTGTCCCAATCCATGTCCGAACCCGATGTCACCGCCTCGGACGGAGCTGACACCACCCGGCTGGATGCGGTCAAGCGGGCCGCCAGCCAGTTCATTAACCGGCGCACGAATGACCGCATCGGACTGGTAGGTTTCGGGGACCGGGCCTTTCCCCTGGCACCTCCGTCCCGGGAACACGATTCCCTGCAGCAAATCCTCGCAATGACCGAGAGTGGCATGGCCGGCGCCAACACCGCGCTCGGCGACGCCATTGGCGTCACCCTGAAACTGCTGGAGCAAAGCGACCGACCCGACAAACTCCTGATCCTGCTCACCGACGGCAACGACAACCGCAGCCGGCTCGACCCTTTGCAGGCCGCGCGTATCGCCAACAACCGGGGCCTGACCGTCCACACTATTGGCTTTGGCCGGACCGACACAGGAACTGACGAAGCCGTGGATGCACCAACGCTGGAGCGCATCGCAGGGATCACCGGTGGCCAGTCATTTCTCGCGACAGACCGGACGGCGCTGGAGCGGGTCTACAGGACCATCGATGCCGTGACACCGCATAACGCGGAAGAACTGAGAGCCCGCCCCCGCAGGGAGTTGTTCTGGATTCCCGTGCTGATGGCTTCGGGGCTACTGCTTCTGCAGGTTCTGGCTGGCCTAATGCCATCGCTGGGACAGCGCCCGGCCCGCTGGCGAGAAGTGGAGAGGCACGAACCATGA
- a CDS encoding DUF4381 domain-containing protein has translation MSLVNDLEQLRELPSPPMPSLWPQTWGWALVLTLLLIMVAVALLRWRLHWRTNAYRRAALAELDVLEARWRRNPVNPAPLRDLPGLLKRTVLNGPGVPSPEVARMTGPIWQRELQRMADIPLSETFAECLADLAYASDETLGRLDAAALIAECRQWLETHHDPV, from the coding sequence ATGAGTCTGGTCAACGACCTGGAACAGCTTCGGGAACTCCCCTCCCCGCCCATGCCTTCACTGTGGCCACAGACCTGGGGCTGGGCCCTGGTGCTGACCCTGCTGTTGATCATGGTCGCTGTCGCCCTGCTTCGCTGGAGACTGCACTGGAGAACCAACGCCTATCGGCGGGCCGCCCTGGCGGAACTCGACGTCCTGGAAGCACGTTGGCGCCGGAACCCAGTCAATCCGGCGCCCCTGAGGGATCTGCCCGGACTGCTCAAGCGCACGGTGCTCAACGGACCGGGAGTCCCATCCCCCGAGGTGGCGCGCATGACTGGCCCGATCTGGCAACGCGAACTGCAACGCATGGCCGACATCCCACTTTCCGAAACCTTTGCCGAGTGCCTGGCCGATTTGGCTTACGCCAGTGACGAGACCCTGGGACGCCTGGATGCAGCAGCCCTGATTGCCGAGTGCCGGCAGTGGCTGGAGACCCATCATGATCCAGTTTGA
- a CDS encoding BatD family protein, protein MRWAGRPVLAALFLSGLAGQTLAAEVRIQTRLVPDADIRSGQTVSYEVDVLTDTWLTGTPEFRPLEVAGALVFFEGSQGRSIQRTIKGKRYFGVTYSYRLIPLEPGVRTLPSFRIEAPVGQEDAPVAVSTPERSFAVQPLPGVESSAISLLAADVRLSQSLSTAGASIVAGHPIVREIRVQAHQALALSIPPLIPSSTGAVAGTRLPADIRPVTNEGGWVTGGERIERIRYSPDQPGTYRLPALSITWWDIDDERIRQSTLPALPIAVLPGAGPSGSRGQTRWFLFMLAAGASMAILAGYRRAIRSRTRFFINRVCSRWQNSVPGRKQAAIQQIRGTPRELTGLYRLTDKRTGTHSLRHSPLNSRQREALLAGIAGYYATHPEPETSTRRLIPLIRKIKGAPRTDRGPHPAQLPPLNARQR, encoded by the coding sequence ATGAGATGGGCGGGAAGACCGGTTCTCGCCGCCCTGTTCCTTTCCGGCCTGGCAGGTCAGACTCTGGCCGCGGAAGTGAGGATCCAGACCCGACTGGTTCCGGACGCCGACATCCGCTCAGGCCAGACGGTCTCCTACGAAGTGGATGTCCTGACCGACACCTGGCTGACCGGTACCCCGGAATTCCGGCCTCTGGAGGTCGCGGGCGCCCTGGTGTTTTTCGAGGGCAGCCAGGGCCGGAGCATTCAGCGAACGATCAAGGGCAAGCGGTATTTCGGAGTCACTTACAGCTACCGCCTGATTCCCCTGGAACCGGGCGTCAGGACCCTGCCGTCATTTCGCATTGAGGCCCCGGTGGGTCAGGAAGATGCCCCGGTTGCCGTGTCTACACCGGAGCGATCGTTTGCCGTTCAGCCACTCCCGGGCGTCGAGTCCTCCGCCATTTCCCTTCTGGCCGCGGACGTCCGATTGAGCCAGAGCCTCAGCACGGCCGGTGCCAGCATCGTCGCCGGCCACCCTATCGTTCGGGAAATTCGGGTACAGGCCCACCAGGCCCTGGCCCTGTCGATCCCTCCCCTGATTCCGTCCTCAACCGGTGCTGTAGCGGGCACGCGACTACCGGCAGACATCCGGCCGGTCACCAACGAGGGCGGCTGGGTCACGGGCGGGGAGCGCATCGAGCGCATCCGCTATAGCCCGGACCAGCCAGGGACTTATCGCCTGCCCGCCCTCTCAATCACCTGGTGGGATATTGACGATGAAAGGATCCGGCAGTCGACATTACCCGCTTTGCCGATCGCGGTCCTGCCCGGAGCCGGCCCATCGGGAAGCCGGGGTCAGACAAGGTGGTTCCTTTTCATGCTGGCCGCCGGGGCATCGATGGCGATCCTGGCAGGCTACCGGCGGGCAATCCGCTCACGCACAAGGTTCTTTATCAACCGGGTCTGCAGCCGGTGGCAGAATTCCGTGCCTGGACGAAAGCAGGCCGCCATCCAGCAGATCAGGGGAACGCCCAGAGAACTGACGGGGCTTTACCGGCTCACGGACAAACGGACCGGCACGCATTCACTGCGCCACAGTCCCTTGAACTCCCGGCAGCGGGAGGCCCTGCTCGCAGGCATTGCCGGCTACTATGCCACCCACCCGGAACCGGAAACGAGCACCCGCAGACTGATCCCTCTGATACGAAAGATTAAAGGCGCCCCCCGGACCGACCGTGGCCCACACCCCGCGCAACTCCCTCCTCTGAACGCCCGTCAGAGATAA
- a CDS encoding arylsulfatase — MNTGSLYRSATRLILGVGLLSLHMATAAAERPNILVIMGDDIGITNISKYSHGMMGYQTPNIDRIANEGMMFTDYYGEQSCTAGRSAFITGQHPIRTGLTKVGIPGAPIGIQPEDPTLAELLKPLGYATGQFGKNHLGDRDEFLPTNHGFDEFFGNLYHLNAEEAPEDPAWPDDPQLAQMITPRGVIRSTADGKVEDLGPLNTKRMETIDEEFLQASLNFMEKAHNQEEPFFVWFNSTRMHYYTHLKDETRGLSGQGFYNDGMVEHDNHVGALLSKLDELGVADNTIVLYTTDNGVHYNHWPDAGITPFRGEKNTNWEGGFRVPALVRWPGKIDSNSISNDIMSHLDWVPTLMAAAGVPDIKQELLESHEANGKTYNVHLDGYNFLPYLTGKVEEGPRNEFIYASDGGDILALRDGPWKLVFAEQRAHKFNVWSEPFVKLRIPKVFNLRQDPFERADIDANSYQVWWDRKIQARGMATLIKVKQFLNTFKEYPPRQRPATFTIDQMMERFLNYQQ; from the coding sequence ATGAATACCGGAAGCCTCTACCGGAGTGCCACCCGCCTGATCCTGGGCGTTGGCCTGCTCAGCCTCCATATGGCGACCGCCGCCGCAGAACGCCCGAATATTCTTGTCATCATGGGTGATGATATCGGTATTACCAATATCAGCAAGTACAGCCATGGCATGATGGGATACCAGACGCCGAACATCGACCGCATCGCCAATGAAGGCATGATGTTCACGGATTACTACGGGGAACAAAGTTGCACCGCCGGCCGGTCCGCCTTTATCACCGGTCAACATCCGATCCGGACCGGGCTGACCAAGGTCGGCATTCCGGGCGCCCCGATTGGCATTCAGCCGGAAGACCCCACCCTGGCAGAGCTGCTGAAACCCCTGGGGTACGCCACCGGCCAGTTTGGCAAGAACCACCTGGGTGACCGGGACGAGTTCCTGCCCACCAACCACGGCTTCGATGAATTCTTCGGCAACCTGTACCACCTGAACGCCGAAGAAGCACCGGAAGACCCGGCCTGGCCCGACGATCCTCAGCTTGCCCAGATGATTACCCCACGGGGGGTCATCCGCTCCACCGCCGACGGTAAGGTCGAGGATCTCGGCCCGCTGAACACCAAACGGATGGAAACCATCGACGAAGAATTCCTGCAGGCGTCCCTGAACTTCATGGAGAAAGCCCACAACCAGGAAGAGCCCTTCTTCGTCTGGTTCAATTCAACGCGCATGCATTACTACACCCACCTCAAGGACGAGACTCGAGGCCTGTCCGGCCAGGGTTTCTACAACGATGGCATGGTCGAGCACGACAACCACGTTGGCGCCTTGCTCTCCAAACTGGATGAGCTCGGGGTCGCGGATAACACCATTGTTCTGTACACCACGGACAACGGCGTTCATTACAACCACTGGCCCGATGCCGGTATCACCCCTTTCCGGGGCGAGAAGAACACCAACTGGGAAGGCGGCTTCCGGGTGCCGGCCCTGGTCCGCTGGCCGGGCAAAATTGATTCCAACAGCATTTCCAACGACATCATGTCCCACCTGGACTGGGTGCCGACACTGATGGCCGCAGCGGGCGTTCCCGACATCAAGCAGGAACTGCTGGAAAGCCATGAGGCCAACGGCAAAACCTACAATGTGCATCTCGATGGCTATAACTTCCTGCCCTACCTCACCGGCAAGGTCGAGGAAGGTCCTCGCAACGAGTTCATCTACGCCAGTGACGGTGGCGATATCCTGGCCTTGCGGGATGGCCCCTGGAAGCTGGTCTTTGCCGAACAGCGCGCGCACAAGTTTAACGTCTGGTCCGAGCCTTTCGTGAAACTGCGCATTCCGAAGGTATTCAACCTGCGCCAGGATCCATTCGAGCGTGCCGATATCGACGCCAACTCCTACCAGGTCTGGTGGGACCGGAAGATCCAGGCCCGCGGCATGGCGACGCTGATCAAGGTCAAACAATTCCTGAACACCTTCAAGGAGTACCCACCCCGCCAGAGACCGGCGACCTTTACCATTGATCAGATGATGGAACGGTTCCTCAACTACCAGCAGTGA
- a CDS encoding VWA domain-containing protein — protein MTEAIAQFHFLRPWGLLIVLAGLALLPAWHMTSRRRDALSRMIAPHLLPHLALNSKSQTRFRPVHGFSLLLVVAGLSVAGPTWDRLLPPYVDDQTRVTVVLDLSESMTDTGALALAQDRIQSLAERRPGWHIALTGYAQSAHRVLPHSRDRQLLSLYLNSLEAGMIPGQGRNLAAALNLAMAALDESGPQTVLLFSDNLASAQLPTSWSNRDGLNVLALLPPATVSSSATHSVLSTLSAEARPFTTTKADVQWLESQVQSHFQRQQSLDEALKWHDYGYWLVWPALLLALVSIRKGWNLQGCLVALAVLMAPTPQANAGALANAFLTPDQQGRLAFEAGDYADAAQRFHDPYLRGLAAYRAADFEAAVDSFRQLDTARAWFYLGNSYARQLELGKSRIAFETALKRDPGLEAARTNLTLVERLSENLDEGREKAPDIGADDLRFDKEAREGISTRIREQQAVTDAVWLENLNTSTTDFLKRRFAAEQRKQAGEQP, from the coding sequence ATGACCGAAGCGATCGCCCAGTTTCATTTTCTGCGCCCCTGGGGCCTGCTGATCGTGCTCGCGGGCCTTGCATTGCTGCCAGCATGGCACATGACCAGTCGCCGCCGGGATGCGCTCAGCCGGATGATTGCACCGCACCTGCTGCCACACCTCGCGCTGAACAGCAAAAGCCAGACACGTTTCCGGCCCGTCCATGGTTTCAGCCTGCTGCTGGTGGTGGCCGGGCTGTCGGTTGCCGGGCCCACCTGGGACCGACTGCTGCCGCCCTATGTCGACGACCAGACCCGGGTAACCGTCGTCCTCGACCTGTCCGAATCCATGACCGACACCGGTGCGCTGGCACTGGCCCAGGACCGTATTCAGTCACTCGCGGAACGCCGGCCCGGCTGGCACATAGCTCTGACTGGATACGCCCAAAGCGCCCATCGCGTGTTGCCCCATAGCCGGGACAGGCAGCTGCTCAGCCTGTATCTCAACTCCCTTGAGGCGGGCATGATTCCGGGCCAGGGACGCAACCTGGCAGCCGCACTGAATCTCGCCATGGCGGCGCTGGATGAGAGTGGCCCGCAAACAGTCCTTCTGTTTTCGGACAACCTGGCCTCTGCGCAACTCCCAACGTCATGGAGCAATCGAGACGGGCTGAACGTGCTGGCACTGCTGCCGCCAGCGACGGTGTCGTCCAGTGCAACCCACTCTGTTCTGAGCACACTCTCTGCCGAAGCCCGACCGTTCACGACCACGAAAGCGGATGTCCAATGGCTTGAAAGCCAAGTCCAGTCGCATTTCCAGCGACAGCAAAGCCTTGATGAGGCGCTCAAGTGGCACGACTACGGTTACTGGCTGGTCTGGCCTGCCCTGCTGCTGGCCCTGGTATCCATTCGCAAGGGATGGAACCTCCAGGGCTGCCTGGTTGCGCTGGCAGTACTGATGGCTCCAACGCCACAAGCCAACGCGGGCGCTCTGGCCAATGCGTTTCTGACGCCAGACCAGCAGGGGCGCCTGGCCTTCGAAGCCGGGGACTACGCAGACGCTGCGCAACGTTTCCATGATCCGTACCTGCGGGGCCTGGCGGCCTACCGCGCTGCCGATTTTGAGGCCGCCGTTGACAGTTTCAGGCAGCTGGATACCGCCCGGGCCTGGTTTTACCTTGGCAACAGTTACGCCCGGCAACTGGAACTGGGAAAATCGCGGATCGCTTTTGAAACGGCGCTGAAGAGAGATCCCGGGCTGGAAGCCGCGAGGACGAACCTGACGCTGGTAGAACGCCTGTCGGAAAACCTCGATGAGGGCCGGGAGAAAGCTCCGGACATCGGCGCCGATGACCTCCGATTCGACAAGGAGGCCAGGGAGGGAATCAGCACCAGAATCCGGGAGCAGCAGGCTGTCACCGACGCGGTCTGGCTGGAAAACCTGAATACCTCGACCACAGACTTTCTGAAACGCAGGTTTGCTGCCGAGCAGCGCAAGCAGGCCGGAGAACAACCATGA
- a CDS encoding MoxR family ATPase: MNTHDSVVSLIDRLASDVLGQEQLIEQLVLALLSDGHVLIESMPGLAKTRTVKRLAHHLEAQMRRIQFTPDLLPSDLTGSEVLHYTNGVQSLAFEPGPLFGNLILADEINRAPAKVQSALLEVMEERQITVSGETHRMDDLFMVLATQNPIEQEGTYPLPEAQMDRFLMKLVLDYPSHEHECDILRLVRSEQDNESAHPMSEPHFQADILLAARREIARLFVSPKIDQYVVSLVQSTRPELAPDATLRDWIDTGASPRGAIALDRAARAHAWLHQQPHVTPDNVRAVALPVLRHRLRLSYDAIADGVTEDQIVDRLLDQVAIPA, encoded by the coding sequence ATGAATACTCACGATTCGGTGGTCAGCCTGATCGATCGACTAGCGTCCGATGTCCTTGGTCAGGAACAGCTGATCGAACAGCTGGTTCTCGCGCTGCTCTCGGATGGCCATGTGCTGATCGAGAGTATGCCCGGGCTGGCCAAGACCCGTACGGTAAAACGACTGGCCCACCACCTGGAGGCGCAAATGCGCCGTATCCAGTTCACTCCGGATCTGCTGCCCTCCGACCTCACCGGATCGGAGGTGCTGCACTACACCAACGGCGTGCAATCCCTGGCGTTCGAGCCCGGCCCGCTGTTTGGCAACCTGATACTGGCGGACGAGATCAATCGGGCTCCGGCCAAGGTCCAGTCTGCCCTGCTCGAGGTCATGGAGGAGCGCCAGATTACCGTTTCCGGTGAGACCCACCGGATGGACGATCTGTTCATGGTGCTGGCTACTCAGAATCCCATTGAGCAGGAAGGCACCTATCCCCTGCCCGAGGCGCAGATGGATCGCTTTCTCATGAAACTGGTGCTGGATTATCCGAGTCACGAGCACGAATGCGATATTCTGAGACTGGTCCGGTCCGAGCAGGACAACGAATCGGCCCACCCGATGTCGGAACCTCACTTTCAGGCCGATATTTTGCTGGCCGCCCGCCGGGAAATCGCCCGGCTGTTTGTCTCCCCGAAAATCGATCAGTACGTCGTCAGTCTGGTCCAGTCGACGCGACCGGAATTGGCGCCCGACGCAACCCTCCGTGACTGGATCGATACCGGAGCCAGTCCAAGAGGGGCCATTGCCCTGGACCGGGCCGCTCGGGCTCACGCCTGGCTCCACCAGCAGCCCCACGTCACCCCGGACAACGTGCGTGCCGTCGCCCTACCGGTTCTGCGTCACCGCTTGAGGCTCAGCTACGATGCCATCGCGGATGGGGTCACCGAGGATCAGATCGTTGATCGACTGCTCGACCAGGTTGCGATTCCCGCCTGA
- a CDS encoding DUF58 domain-containing protein, whose translation MIKSRTDNTGVFTTTDRLMALEPEGRLPDFHGRQRSNSLLAGQHGSRMRGRGLDFDELRRYTRGDDIRHLDWRATCRAGTPLVRSFTEERDRPTMILCDQRMDMLFGSSLLLKATAAAEVAALAAWIAFHAGDRVGGIVFNDQRLDTVTPHRSRRRVADLLARIARQNRALRADDDAPRNVGQLDKVISGCLANADHDQTVCIVSDFAGLTERTLGLLQQLSFHNDVLAIQVYDPLAMRLPDAGVVTVAEDQVEMTLDLGRAGVRNSLADFLGERFRVVDEHLRRSRVPHLKISTGEATVPQLRRALGLVEAQRR comes from the coding sequence ATGATCAAAAGCCGCACAGACAACACCGGCGTCTTCACCACGACAGATCGGCTGATGGCGCTCGAGCCGGAAGGCCGGCTCCCCGACTTCCATGGCCGCCAGCGCTCAAACAGCCTGCTGGCGGGGCAACACGGCTCAAGGATGCGCGGACGCGGGCTCGACTTCGACGAATTACGGCGTTATACCCGGGGTGACGATATCCGCCACCTGGACTGGCGCGCCACCTGCAGGGCCGGAACCCCTTTGGTTCGCAGCTTTACCGAGGAACGCGACCGTCCGACCATGATCCTGTGCGATCAACGCATGGACATGCTTTTCGGTTCGTCGCTCCTGCTGAAAGCAACGGCGGCGGCAGAAGTGGCGGCATTGGCCGCGTGGATCGCCTTCCATGCCGGTGACCGGGTCGGTGGCATTGTCTTCAACGATCAGCGCCTGGACACGGTCACGCCACACCGAAGCCGGCGGCGGGTCGCCGATCTACTCGCCCGGATAGCCCGTCAAAACCGGGCCCTGCGTGCAGATGACGACGCTCCGCGCAATGTCGGACAGCTGGACAAGGTCATCTCGGGCTGTCTTGCGAATGCCGACCATGACCAGACCGTCTGTATCGTCAGCGATTTTGCCGGCCTAACGGAGCGCACCCTGGGGCTGCTGCAACAACTTTCCTTTCACAATGACGTGCTTGCCATTCAAGTCTATGACCCGCTGGCTATGAGACTACCCGACGCCGGGGTGGTGACCGTCGCCGAAGACCAGGTGGAGATGACCCTCGACCTTGGCCGTGCCGGCGTCCGAAACAGCCTCGCGGATTTTCTCGGCGAACGGTTCCGAGTCGTCGACGAACATCTCAGGCGCAGCCGGGTTCCGCATCTGAAAATCAGCACAGGCGAAGCCACTGTGCCGCAGCTTCGGCGGGCTCTGGGACTGGTGGAGGCACAGCGCCGATGA
- a CDS encoding carboxypeptidase regulatory-like domain-containing protein has translation MTTRNKKTVAGAVTMSALLFAAFPASAGVVSGKLASADGDAIAGAIIRLTNVQEGISESVYSDANGEYVLETDLQGELRLRFRAHYFADHEEQIVLSDASATLEKDVRMTALDAEREISESLAASYHFNELPFDTSEDEPFTRDKFQLECLSCHQLGNPFTRTVRPAESWQQTVQRMHAYMGAMDITEKDRRRAEIFAEGFDGKPTEMRPDFPYDKALAHTKVYEYQLPSSGVPHDAYVHSENGLVYTVDQFADGMYVTDLEKGETEFVPHPEQGMPLGGIFTVLGVPPAMNKVNVRHGPHSLAEGHDGKLYVTNSYSASIGVFNPETNAWEQKIALPGNAPYPHTIRVDSKGILWFSVVGTEQIGRLDPKSQEVTLIDLPEPRPVAITPAVLTYGVAVSTLDGSIWYSRLWGNRIGRIDPDTLEVTEIESPVFGPRRLRFAEDGILWQTGYGHGEIARIDTRTMDTKVYEMPEFAPGARPGPYSLNIAPSTGDVWVNETMTDHIYRFDPEQERFIAYPAPLRGTYTRDVTFTKAGWACMTNNPIPVQALEEFTGVLMCLDPNYRR, from the coding sequence ATGACTACAAGAAACAAAAAGACCGTCGCGGGCGCGGTCACCATGTCGGCCTTGCTGTTTGCCGCTTTCCCGGCGTCTGCTGGGGTCGTGTCTGGCAAGCTGGCCAGTGCTGACGGCGACGCGATCGCCGGTGCCATCATCCGACTGACGAATGTGCAAGAGGGCATCTCCGAGTCTGTTTACAGTGATGCCAATGGCGAATATGTATTGGAAACGGACCTGCAAGGCGAACTCCGCCTGAGATTTCGCGCGCATTATTTCGCCGATCATGAGGAGCAGATCGTCCTCTCTGATGCCTCAGCAACCCTTGAAAAAGATGTCCGTATGACCGCGCTCGATGCGGAGCGTGAAATCTCGGAGAGTCTGGCTGCGTCTTATCATTTCAATGAGTTGCCGTTCGATACCAGCGAAGATGAGCCCTTTACCCGGGATAAGTTCCAGCTTGAGTGCCTGTCCTGTCACCAGTTGGGCAATCCCTTCACCCGTACCGTTCGCCCGGCGGAGTCCTGGCAACAAACGGTGCAGCGCATGCACGCCTACATGGGCGCCATGGACATTACCGAGAAGGACCGGCGCCGGGCCGAGATTTTCGCGGAAGGGTTTGATGGCAAGCCCACGGAAATGCGACCGGACTTCCCATATGACAAGGCCCTGGCGCACACGAAAGTCTATGAATACCAATTGCCCAGTTCCGGTGTGCCGCACGACGCCTACGTGCACTCGGAAAACGGTTTGGTCTACACCGTGGATCAGTTCGCCGACGGCATGTACGTGACGGACCTTGAGAAGGGCGAGACGGAGTTTGTGCCGCATCCGGAACAGGGCATGCCGTTGGGTGGCATCTTCACGGTGCTGGGTGTTCCTCCGGCGATGAATAAGGTCAACGTGCGCCACGGTCCGCATTCATTGGCCGAAGGCCACGATGGCAAGCTGTACGTGACCAATTCCTACTCCGCCTCTATCGGTGTGTTCAACCCCGAAACCAATGCGTGGGAACAGAAGATCGCGCTGCCGGGCAACGCGCCCTACCCGCATACCATTCGCGTGGATAGCAAAGGTATCCTCTGGTTCAGTGTGGTTGGAACCGAGCAGATCGGGCGGCTGGATCCGAAAAGCCAGGAAGTCACCCTGATCGATCTGCCGGAGCCGCGTCCGGTGGCCATCACGCCGGCCGTTCTGACCTATGGTGTGGCCGTCAGCACGCTCGATGGTTCGATCTGGTACAGCCGGCTCTGGGGTAATCGCATCGGTCGTATCGACCCGGACACCCTGGAAGTGACCGAAATTGAATCCCCGGTGTTTGGCCCGCGCCGTTTGCGTTTTGCCGAGGATGGCATCCTCTGGCAGACCGGTTACGGTCACGGCGAGATCGCGCGTATCGATACCAGGACCATGGACACGAAGGTCTATGAAATGCCGGAGTTTGCGCCGGGCGCCCGTCCGGGCCCCTACTCCCTGAACATCGCGCCTAGCACCGGCGATGTGTGGGTCAATGAGACCATGACTGACCATATTTACCGGTTTGATCCTGAGCAGGAGAGATTCATCGCCTACCCGGCGCCCCTGCGTGGCACCTACACCCGGGACGTCACGTTCACGAAAGCGGGTTGGGCCTGCATGACCAACAACCCGATTCCGGTCCAGGCCCTGGAAGAATTTACCGGTGTGCTGATGTGTCTGGATCCGAACTACCGCCGTTGA